The Limnospira fusiformis SAG 85.79 genomic interval TTAGAAGACGCAAATGGATTGTACAGTTTAAAATGGTGATAAGTAAGTAAATATGCAGAGATAGGATACCTCTATGTCCGACAGTAAATTCAAATCCCCTGTCTCCCTCTCGGAAAGAGAACTACAGGTTGTGGAACTGGTGGCGATCGGTTTGACTAACCAGGAAATCGCCGAAAAGCTGGAAATCAGCAAACGTACAGTAGATAACCACATAAGTAACATCCTGACTAAAACCTCGACAGGTAATCGGGTGGAGTTGGTCCGCTGGTCTTTGCAATGGGGTAAAGTTTGCATTGATAATATCAATTGCTGCACCCTACCAGAACCAGAATCATCAGCAGAATTAACTGATAGTGTTGATGAAACTGTATCCTCTCCTATAGTTGAGTAAATATAGATCACTGATCATCATGGCAAGTTGTGACTCAAAAATCTGTTATCACCTTTGCTGTCCGCGATTACCTTTAGCGGTTTATCGGGAAGTGGCTGCTCACCTGCGACAGGTGGAGGGTGTACAGACGGGTTTAGTGCCTATGTCTAAAGATACCGACGGCGGGGAATTGCCGAAATTTGACCCCATTGAGAGTCAAATCGCAGCCCTATCAATTGAATATTCGGAATCATCTGACGGGGACATTAACTCGCAAGT includes:
- a CDS encoding helix-turn-helix domain-containing protein, with translation MSDSKFKSPVSLSERELQVVELVAIGLTNQEIAEKLEISKRTVDNHISNILTKTSTGNRVELVRWSLQWGKVCIDNINCCTLPEPESSAELTDSVDETVSSPIVE